From a single Gimesia fumaroli genomic region:
- a CDS encoding DUF1559 domain-containing protein, with translation MALSRKVPRPGFTLIELLVVIAIIAILIALLLPAVQQAREAARRTQCRNNMKQIGLALHNYHSTFKTFPPSAIYRYPNIDNGGTTPLNFSWITMILPYFDQAPLYNSINFSAPFWPQTDSNGNRIASTLLPQLLCPSDPGYGKANIHNVAWTNYAGSEGYDWHRRPGHRLSGMFEILTPVAVRDCVDGTSNTIIVGEVSAHGYKSGAIRTGGTGTRRRGNDGVFRASLLATNSNGDVNVGPLLDPEGTPRGGSPATGTWWKAAPYAFQPTFLAAWGPNAEWPGSGSVHEGGAFYLLADGAVRFISTSIDTGPWPATTIPLDDPRSGGIWMSLNTYNGGETIGEF, from the coding sequence ATGGCTCTATCAAGAAAAGTGCCTAGACCCGGGTTCACACTGATTGAACTCCTGGTGGTCATCGCCATCATTGCGATTCTGATCGCGCTGTTGCTTCCCGCGGTTCAGCAGGCGCGCGAAGCCGCTCGCCGCACTCAATGCCGAAACAACATGAAGCAAATTGGTCTGGCATTACACAACTATCACAGTACGTTCAAAACCTTTCCTCCCTCTGCCATTTATCGCTATCCCAATATCGATAACGGGGGAACAACGCCACTGAATTTCTCCTGGATCACAATGATCCTGCCTTACTTTGACCAGGCTCCTTTGTATAACTCGATTAATTTTTCAGCACCATTCTGGCCACAAACCGATAGTAATGGAAATCGAATCGCTTCCACACTGTTGCCACAATTGCTCTGCCCCAGTGACCCTGGTTATGGTAAAGCGAATATCCATAATGTCGCCTGGACGAACTATGCAGGCTCTGAAGGATACGACTGGCACCGTCGTCCCGGTCATCGGTTGAGTGGTATGTTCGAAATCCTGACTCCTGTTGCAGTCCGTGATTGTGTAGATGGTACCTCGAACACGATTATCGTCGGTGAGGTTTCCGCTCATGGCTACAAGAGTGGCGCGATTCGTACCGGTGGAACAGGTACTCGCCGTCGCGGTAATGATGGCGTATTTCGTGCCTCGTTGCTCGCAACCAACTCGAATGGAGACGTTAATGTAGGACCGCTACTCGATCCGGAAGGGACACCCCGTGGTGGAAGTCCGGCAACTGGCACCTGGTGGAAAGCAGCTCCTTACGCGTTCCAGCCAACGTTTCTGGCAGCTTGGGGTCCCAATGCAGAGTGGCCCGGCTCAGGCAGCGTACATGAAGGTGGTGCCTTTTATCTATTGGCTGATGGTGCCGTCCGGTTCATCTCGACAAGTATCGATACCGGCCCATGGCCTGCGACCACCATTCCGTTGGACGACCCAAGGTCAGGCGGAATCTGGATGTCGCTCAACACGTATAACGGTGGCGAGACAATTGGCGAATTCTAA
- a CDS encoding GNAT family N-acetyltransferase, with the protein MAFDTQPTLIGDLLQLRPLQSDDYGSLNAVASDPLIWEQHPASDRYQQEVFQKFFQDAMDSGGALIAIDQKTNQVIGSSRYHGYNANASEIEIGWTFLARSHWGGQFNGEMKRLMLQHAFRFVESVLFLIGPENIRSQRAVEKIGGLRDGSRMDASGLESWLYRIRVDEFHESKA; encoded by the coding sequence ATGGCATTTGATACGCAACCTACTCTGATCGGCGATCTGCTTCAGTTACGTCCGCTGCAGTCAGACGACTATGGAAGCCTAAATGCGGTTGCCTCGGACCCGCTGATCTGGGAACAGCACCCGGCGTCTGATCGATACCAGCAGGAGGTCTTTCAGAAATTCTTTCAGGACGCGATGGATTCGGGTGGGGCGTTGATTGCCATTGATCAGAAGACAAATCAGGTCATCGGTTCTTCCCGTTATCACGGGTATAATGCAAATGCTTCAGAAATCGAAATCGGCTGGACGTTTCTGGCCCGTTCTCACTGGGGCGGTCAATTTAACGGTGAAATGAAACGACTGATGCTGCAACATGCTTTCCGCTTTGTGGAGTCGGTTCTGTTTCTGATTGGTCCTGAAAATATCCGTTCCCAGCGGGCGGTCGAGAAGATCGGCGGCTTGCGCGATGGCAGCCGTATGGATGCTTCAGGGCTGGAAAGCTGGTTATACCGGATTCGTGTGGATGAGTTTCATGAAAGCAAGGCCTGA